In Desulfovibrionales bacterium, the genomic window CTACTTCCCGAAATTGACTGATGGTACGGGCCAATTCTCCTTGCACCGCACGTTGATAATTGAGTTTCTGCACAAAATCCGTAGTCCCCAGGCTGGTCTTGTCAAAGATTTCAAAGCCCACGCCGCCGCCCCGAGGCAATCCTTCACCCGCTAAAGTCAGGCGCATCTCATGTACACTTTCCCGGGGGACCGTTATGACCGTGCCGTTTTGTTCCAACTGATAAAGTATTTTTTTCTCTTTAAGTTTGGCTATGATACCGGCGGCGTCGTCTTGATTCAGGTTGGTATATAACACTTCGTAATCAGGGCGGTTTGCCCAGGTCATAAGCAAAATGAAGCCTGAGACCACCGTTCCAATAACAACCAGGGTCATAATCTTCTGTTTTATGCTGAGCGACTGGACAAATTCCAAAAGCTGCTGAATTTGCGGCATTTTTTACCCCTTATGGCCTGGCAAGTATTGTCAAAAGATTAACCACAGAGCACACAGAGAAAATAAGAATATCAATAAATTAAGATCAGCTTTATGCACTTGTGGTTATTTTTCACCTGAAAATACCTTTTATCTGTCATTCCGAGCGGTCTTATCCCGGCTGACGTCAGAAGTTTATATTTAATATCCTGGAAATCTGCGTTCATCTGCGTCCGAAATCAAAGATTAGAACTGCATACGCATGACTTCTTCATAGGCTGAAATAATTTTATTCCGGACCTGCATCATCATGCGGAACGAAATGCCGGCCTTTTCCACAGCGATCAGTGTTTCATGCAGGTTGGCATTCCGGCCGGAAGCCAGCTCTTCGACCTTTTTATCGGCAACCTGCTGTAATTCGTTTACTTCAGAAAGATATTTTTTAAGCTGATCGCCAAAGCCGGCTCCGGATGGCTTTTTTATATTTTTGAAACCAGCCCCAGCGTTATTAAGGGGCGCAGCAATATCAGGGGTTATACTCTTTGGACTCATGGAAACAACCTCCGTTTGTTTTAGCTATCAGCAGTCAGCATGTTTGTTATCCGTTAACCGTTGTCCAACATTTTCCTTCGGTAAACGGTCAACAGTGAACGGTGAACCGGCTTCATGCTGATAGCTGAATGCTGAAAGCTTCTTTATCATTTTCCTATCTCCAGCGTCTTTAATGCCATGCTCTTGGCGGCGCTGATAGCGGTTACATTGGCCTCATAGGCACGGGTTGCCGAAAGCATGTCCACCATTTCTTCCATGACATTAACATTCGGCATGCGGACAACACCGCGTTCATCGGCATCCGGATGGCTCGGATCATACACCTCTTTGAAATCCTCCTTATCCTCAATCACACCTAAAACCTCTACGCCCCGCATGCCTTCATTCAATTTATCGGCCAGGGCGGCCTTAAAATCTTCTTGTACCGGTTTGGCCATAAAGACTATAGACCTGGCCCGGTACGGCCCTCCCTCCGGCGTCTGCGTCGTCTGAACATTAGCCAGGTTGCTGGAGACTACGTTCATACGGGCGCGCTGTGCCGTTAGCCCCGAAGCGCTGATGCTAATCGCCGTTAAAAGATCCATAATTATTTACCCCCTTCAATTATGGCCGTCTTTATTACTTCAAATTTTTTTGCCAAAAGCTGTATGGAGGCCTGATACATCAGGTTGTTTTCCGCCAGTCCGGCCATTTCCTGGTCTATATCCACCCCCTGGCAAGGGGATTCGACGACGCGGGCTGATAAATTATCATCATCCCCGACAGGCAGATGGCGGCGGCTGGTCCTGGCAAGTTGCAACTCACCCCCTTCTACGGCCGTGCGCATGGCATCCTTAAAGGATATGTCCTTTGGTTTAAAACCGGGGACCTCGGCATTGGCCACATTACTCGTAGTCAGGCCATGCTTCAGGAGACGGACATCCAGCGACCGTTTAAGAACCTGCATGGTATGCGTAAATAATCCTTCGCCCATGTACTTTCTCCCTTCCTTCTTTCGAGTTGCGGGTTCCGTGCTACGGGTTTCAGGTTAAAAAACCAGCAACCGAAACCGTCTCCCGACTCATCACTCTTTACTCTTTTTCTGACTCCCGCATTCTGTATTCTGCGTTCTGTCTTCTCTGTGCGCTCTGTGGTTAAATTTTAAAGCAAATTCCATACCATGTACTACTTAACCCACCCCTGTAAGCGATATTCCTGTAGCTTATTACGCATGGTGCGCACACTAATACCCAGGATTTTAGCCGCATAGGTACGATTACCGTCGGTTTCGTCCAGGGCCTTTAAAATCTGCTCTCTTTCTATGTCCTTAAGTGGAGCCGTACCGGTCGGGGATGCGGGCTTTTCTCCGGGAGGCTTTACGGCCATATCATCGAGCATAAGACTCTGTCTGGTTACCTCTTTACCGGTACAGAGCAGTACCGCTCTTTCAACGGTGTTTTCTAATTCGCGCACATTACCTTTCCACGGCAGGGTTATGAGATATTCAGAGGCCTCAGGCGATACGCCTTGCACCGGCCTTCCATACAACTGACTATACTTTTTCATAAAGTAGTCGCAAAGGGCAGGGATGTCTTCTTTCCTCTCTCTTAAGGGCGGTATTTTGAGGGGGATTACGTTCAGGCGGTAGTACAGATCCTCGCGAAACTCTGCTTTTTTAACCATTGCCTCTACATCCCGATTTGTGGTGGCAATAACCCGCACATCTATAGCTATGGGAACCTTACCCCCGACACGGTCTATCTCATTTTCCTGAAGGACCCTCAGCAACTTGGCCTGTAACTGGATCTGCATCTCGCTGATCTCATCCAGCAGGATGGTGCCGGTCTGGGCCAGCTCAAATTTTCCTATCTTACGGGTTATGGCCCCGGTAAACGCCCCTTTTTCATGTCCAAATAGTTCACTTTCCAGTAACCCTTCGGGCAGGGCGGCACAATTGACCGCCACAAACGGCTTATCCTTTCGTTCGCTTTCCGCATGAATAAACCGGGCCAGGAGTTCCTTCCCGGTCCCGCTTTCCCCCTGGATAAAGACCGTAGCGCGGCTGGAGGCCACGTTTCTGGCAATATCCAGAATCCCCTGCATTCGTGCGTTGCGCGTGACCAGTGTGGGGGCGGGCGGCAAACTGTTTTCAGAGACGGGTTGTCCTTTCATAATATGCGCCCCCCGCCTCGTTCCCAGGGCGCGCTCTACCACGTGCTCCAGTACCTCGACCGAACAGGGTTTAAGGATATAATCAAAGGCCCCTTTTTTCATGGTTTCCACGGCATTCGCTATAGTTCCATAGCCGGTAAGCATAACCACCGGCATATCCGGGAATCTCTTTTTGGCCTCTAACAAGACGCCCATTCCGTCCAGCTTCGGCATCTTAAGGTCAGTAATAATGAGATCCAGCGGCGTCTTATCTATCACCTTGACCGCGGCCTGACCATCCTCTGCCAGCACAATCTTATGGTTATTACGCGCCAACGCCTCAAATAGCGCCAGGCGCATGTTAGGATCATCATCTACGATCAGAATGGATGCCGCAGTCATTATCCCAGTCCTGGTGACGCACTTTTCATTTTTCACTTCGCATTTTTTATTGCGCCATGGCCTATTACATCGCCTGCGCGCGTACCTTGGGAATGGTCTGTAGTTGGTAAATAGATGGTAAAACTGGTTCCTTTGCCTGTTGTACTGTTAACCTCAATCATACCTCCGTGCGCCCGAACGATATTGTTCACTATGGCCAATCCCAGGCCACTGCCGCCCTCTTTTGTGGTGAAAAATGGGTTGAATATCTTCTCCAGGTGTGCGGCCGCGATTCCTGTGCCGGTATCGGCAAACCGTATGGCCACCCCTTCTTTTCCCTTTCTAATTCCCGTTGAACCCTTACGCCTGGGGTTATCTTTTTCATCTCTGGTCTCAATAACAAGATTGCCCCCGGCCGGCATGGCCTGGATGGCATTGAGCATAAGGTTGAGCGCCACCTGCTTCAGCAACTCACGATCCCCCATGATCCATGGCCGGCGGGCATGGTACTTTTTAATAATCTCCAGCGGGTTTGCCCGGGGCAGGAGGCCGATAAAATTTGCCGCTTCATCGAGCCATGCGGCCACCGGGATTTTCTGCAGCCTCGGCTTTGGCGACTGAGTAAAGATCAGGTAATTAGCCAGTAGATTGTCCAGGCTGCGCACCGCTTGAATAATATGTCCTGCTATCCGATGGTTTTCGACATCACCGGCCAATTCTCTCTGCAAGATGGAAGCAAAAATCTCTATGCTGCCAAGCGGGTTACGCACCTCGCTAACCATCTTGGCGGTCAAATCACACATGGCAATGAGGCGGCTATTACGTTCCGCCTGATCTTCCAGCCTCTTCCACCTGGTAATATCCTGCAGGATGGCAATACAACCGGTCTCCTCAACGGCAGCGCCGCCCTTTAAAGGGGTCAGGGTGTACAAGACAGAAACAAAATCACTTCCGTGCCTGAACCTGAGCACACGCTCTTCTCCATATCCTAATGCCTTTACTTCTTTCACAGTGCAATCTTCCAGCAGGGAGTGTTTACTCAGGATCCGGTAAAAATTTCTCCCCTTATACCGGCTGAAGTTGATGCCTGTAATGGCGCAGGCGGCGCTATTCCATGCCGCTATTTTCTCCCCTTTATTCAATACCACAATGCCGGGTTGCAGGCTCTCCAGGATATGGTGAAGGAAGTCCCGGACCTTCTTGTTTTCAGCCAGGCTGGCCGCCAGTTTTCTGTTTTTAGACTCAAGCTCAAGGTCCAATTCCTTTATTTTAGACTCAAGCTGAACGAAAGACTTTTGTAAGTCCATGGCAGCATGATTAAAAGCGGTAAACGCCTTGCC contains:
- the flgC gene encoding flagellar basal body rod protein FlgC, with the protein product MDLLTAISISASGLTAQRARMNVVSSNLANVQTTQTPEGGPYRARSIVFMAKPVQEDFKAALADKLNEGMRGVEVLGVIEDKEDFKEVYDPSHPDADERGVVRMPNVNVMEEMVDMLSATRAYEANVTAISAAKSMALKTLEIGK
- the flgB gene encoding flagellar basal body rod protein FlgB, with protein sequence MGEGLFTHTMQVLKRSLDVRLLKHGLTTSNVANAEVPGFKPKDISFKDAMRTAVEGGELQLARTSRRHLPVGDDDNLSARVVESPCQGVDIDQEMAGLAENNLMYQASIQLLAKKFEVIKTAIIEGGK
- the fliE gene encoding flagellar hook-basal body complex protein FliE — protein: MSPKSITPDIAAPLNNAGAGFKNIKKPSGAGFGDQLKKYLSEVNELQQVADKKVEELASGRNANLHETLIAVEKAGISFRMMMQVRNKIISAYEEVMRMQF
- a CDS encoding sigma-54 dependent transcriptional regulator, with the protein product MKNEKCVTRTGIMTAASILIVDDDPNMRLALFEALARNNHKIVLAEDGQAAVKVIDKTPLDLIITDLKMPKLDGMGVLLEAKKRFPDMPVVMLTGYGTIANAVETMKKGAFDYILKPCSVEVLEHVVERALGTRRGAHIMKGQPVSENSLPPAPTLVTRNARMQGILDIARNVASSRATVFIQGESGTGKELLARFIHAESERKDKPFVAVNCAALPEGLLESELFGHEKGAFTGAITRKIGKFELAQTGTILLDEISEMQIQLQAKLLRVLQENEIDRVGGKVPIAIDVRVIATTNRDVEAMVKKAEFREDLYYRLNVIPLKIPPLRERKEDIPALCDYFMKKYSQLYGRPVQGVSPEASEYLITLPWKGNVRELENTVERAVLLCTGKEVTRQSLMLDDMAVKPPGEKPASPTGTAPLKDIEREQILKALDETDGNRTYAAKILGISVRTMRNKLQEYRLQGWVK
- a CDS encoding ATP-binding protein, with the protein product MTVPESAQLRLLGKAFTAFNHAAMDLQKSFVQLESKIKELDLELESKNRKLAASLAENKKVRDFLHHILESLQPGIVVLNKGEKIAAWNSAACAITGINFSRYKGRNFYRILSKHSLLEDCTVKEVKALGYGEERVLRFRHGSDFVSVLYTLTPLKGGAAVEETGCIAILQDITRWKRLEDQAERNSRLIAMCDLTAKMVSEVRNPLGSIEIFASILQRELAGDVENHRIAGHIIQAVRSLDNLLANYLIFTQSPKPRLQKIPVAAWLDEAANFIGLLPRANPLEIIKKYHARRPWIMGDRELLKQVALNLMLNAIQAMPAGGNLVIETRDEKDNPRRKGSTGIRKGKEGVAIRFADTGTGIAAAHLEKIFNPFFTTKEGGSGLGLAIVNNIVRAHGGMIEVNSTTGKGTSFTIYLPTTDHSQGTRAGDVIGHGAIKNAK